The genomic interval ttaaacatatttctcATCTGTTTGTGAACCTCAGGTATCAAACTGTTTATCAATCTCTATGATTCTAGATGGATATACTGTATGCAGCTACTATAAACATGGTGACATTTGAAGTATTGCATTCTCATACTGCAAGCTCTATGGAAAATATCTTATACTGAAAACTGAGGTTGTATAAGGTTCATTTGTGCTTCCAACATTTTAGCCAGTCCAGTTTTCCCCGATTGATCAAATGCAGGTAGAGTGAAGCAGTGTTTCCTATACAAGTGCTGCCCAACACTGGAATCAACACAAGACATAAACTTGTAGTTTCATCCAAGCTCAGAAAATGGGTCACCATCATAGTAATTATTGGAGGAAAATAGCAAGTTAATGTCAAAACAAGGTTGGTCATGATGATCTGCATAGCCTTCTTCTTCTGGGGGTGGACTTCTTTTCTTCCAAGGTTAGATCTCTTCAGGGTCCAGAGGATGGAAACGTCACAAAATCCAATAACAGGGAGAGTCAATGCGAAAAACACGAATGAGGTGAGATCATTGGAAGGGTTTTCTTGTACGACAGCAACAAAAATTCCAACAGCAACCATCACAGTCCAAACAGCGACCACCATCAGAACTGTGGGAGTCAAACCCTTTCTCGCTCGATAAGTAACAGGATGAACCACAGCCAGGTAACAGTCCAGACAGATACAGGTTATGAAGAGAGGCCTCCCACACAAATTCAATGAAAATAAGAAGTCAACAAATGCGCCATACTTTGTTCCCAGGTTTAACAAGTCTGGTAGAAGAAAGACCAAATTAAGCCCATCCAAGACACTGATATTTGACACAAAGACATCATTTGGGGTCAATGAGgttccttttcttcctttctgaAACACGTCCAAAAGTACGACAACAGCTCCAGGAAAtccaaaaacaaaggaaactaAAATGGCACATGTCCAGAAGATAATACCCTCCGGCTGGACGTTACACAGAGAGTTATCAGCTGTTGCATTCGAGTATTCAGTGAAGTTAAGTAACAAAGACATTTGGATTTGAAGTATTGGTAACAAAAAAGCTACACAGACCTTTCTTTTACTCTCTTATTAATCGATTGAAAGCACCCACCGACAGCAACTGATCACATTAAGCCGACCTCTTGCTGTaagcaaaaatgacaacatGACAGCTGTGTTTGAGCAAGTTGTCCACATTTGAATACATCGATGTGCAGCAGTGAATGTTAAAGTTGACAAGCCACACCATCATCTGTCACACCTGTCCCAACCAACATCAATTTTCCACCCAGATTTGAAttaattttactgtaaaatcAGGATGGGAAATTGATTATGTCATGACATATTGCACCTCTGTTCAACAAGCGAACGAAATAGATCCTGCACTGAATGTGTCTTACGTGTTGCCAGTTTCAACTGGGGAATAAAAGCATACAGTCCATATTAACTTtacaaaacatgacaataacagaaacacatctAAAGTCAGGTTATATTAAATTGAATGTTGAATGCCAGTATTTCCATCCACTCATTTCACCAATCGTATTCTATATGTATTGATGGTGATCACTTGAGGAGTGAGGGGGGCAGTGATAAGTGATAACTTGTGTCATTAAAAGAGACATTATGAACTAAAAGGATAAAACTAAATAAGGTGCCTTCTCAAGGTTACCTTCGAAGGAGTTGTTGTGTGCAGAATTTAATCGAGCAACCCTTAATTCACAGGCCGGCTCTGGAAAAACTACAGCTGTCTCATCACCAGGTTATTCTTGTAGTGTTAggtgtttctatttttgtgtcCCTCTGTCTTGCACATTTAGAGTAATGAGTTGATATTGCGTGGATAAATTACGTAACTGCAATTCAGCATGACACATTTGGTATATTTTCAACTTGGCGATTTTGACTACTTATCCACATTTTTTTGATCACCTTTTACAAAGCCTACCCAATCCGAACCTTATAATGCCTCAACATATGCATAATAAAGTCAGTGCAGGGTCAACCAGCAGTGCTACAATATCATCCACGCACCCACTTATACCAACAGACACAGTGTAATACAAAAGATAGTGGATTTTATTTGTACTTCTTTATTCGTTACAGTCAGACACAATCacaacaggaggaaacagcagtgAGCAAGACGAGGGAGAGTCATAAACAAagactttttacttttgttcatttctttcctGCTGCCCGCTCACCATCTCTCACCATCTTTGTCCCTATTTACAAGATTTTGAAGTTTTCCCATTTTTCACTGCAACTTTTCCCTTTCATCCTGTGTTTAAGAGAAGAGGCGACATATTTAAGAGTGGAGTAGGAAAACTATTATAGTTCAGTACTCACACTCTTACTGTGCACTCCTCTCTATTTTCAAACAAAGGGACAAATCCATGAAACACTCTGTGTCAGGTTGAGACTAACAGACCACTTGGGTCAGGCTGCTTTACTTGTTTCAAGTAAGTGACTGTGCATGCACCACGGCACCCAAAAGACACTTCTAAATGACCGCTGTATATATTGGACTACAATATTCATACACGCTGCATGTAGGTATGATGCATGCACTGTTGGCCTCAACAAAGAAGGACAGAATGAATGATGggggaaaagaaggagaaacaacAGGCAGGGACAGAGATAGCGAGAGTGTTTTAGTGCcacaagattattttttattgaaaataatccCCCTGttgctgctcacacacaaacaaccccCACAGCCTTCAGTCCTCTCACTGAGTGTCTCAATAAACGAGACAAGTCTTTTTGTAGTGAGCTGGCAAGCAGACAGAGCGGGCATAGGGGTGCGGAAGTATGCGAGGAGGCCACGTGGTTGGAGAGGAGGGTAGTGAGAAGATGGTGGGTCGGGTACGGGGTTTGAAACGGAGGTAGAGATCTTGAGAGAGGTGGATTTtactcctccttctcttctccgtGTGTGATGACGTAGCAGATGTTCTTGTAGTCCACATTGCCAGCCACATCAGGGGGGAAAGCAGCCCACAGGTTGGTCATCTGCAGGGGGAGAGATTAAAGACATGGGTTACAACTCTGAGCAGCTAAAGACAGAGTGGAAATAAGAGCGAGACAAAGTCGGTTGAGCTCACCTCCTCGGCGGTGAATCTGTCGCACTGGGTGGTCAGGAGCTCCTCAAGGCTGGAGAgggaaaatagagaaaaatatatcAGATGGTCTATATAGATTCAAGATCACCAGAAATACCAAAGGTTGTCGTGGTAGACGGGAAGTTAAAGGTAAAGCTCTTACAATTCCTTCTTGATAGAGCCAGTGGCCTCGGGGTCCAGGACCTTGAAAGCGCTCACAATAACGTCCTCGGGGTCAGCACCTAAAAGTAAAAGCAGCTAATTAGCCTCAACTATTATAATGATACTAATTACATATTAATCCTGAATTATATCAAGCATCTAATGTGGGGAAAATGTACGAAATAAGACAAAAAGTGACACAAGCAATGTTGGCTTGAGCTGCGTGAGTGTAGTGCGTCAACACACCCTTCAGCTTCTCGCCGAACATGGTCAGGAAGACGGTGAAGTTGATGGGGCCGCTGGCCTCCTTCACCATGGCCTCCAGCTCCTCATTCTTCACATTCAGTTGGCCCATGGTGGCCAGAACGTCCCTGAGATCATCCTTGCTGATGATGCCATCTCTGTTCTGGTCAATGATTGTGAAAGCCTGCCAGGAAAAGTGAGGTAAGAAGCAGTGAgtcagtaaataaaaatgtattttatttgttgggGCTACACCAAACGTTTCATCACCTCCTCAGGTGACATTCAGAAGCCATCAAACTATAAACTACGATTCATTTAAACTACGAAAATTGAGATCCTCACATTTCTCATAAGTGCTAGTCATAAGACTTGCTTAGGGGTAGCCTGCCAACACAAACGTGTAAATGTGGGGGCGTTCTCCACCTCTTGTCCCACATAGCTGGGCGTAGCACCCAATGAAACCAAAGATGGCATTGCAAACCTTTTGGGACCTGGCAGCTGGTCGTCCACTTGTCTTTCTAAGGTGTTAAAATGGTCTCGGAATGTGAGACAAGCCCATTGCGACATTTAAGGAGAAGGCATTGATTACAGCTGTCACCCGCCCAACCACCCcaccccttttctttttttgccttgtGAATAAATCTGATGGCCCTGTCCCCAATGTTATTCCAGCTAAGCTACTGTCaccattttattctcttttctctATACCTGTATACTAAGAAAAAGCCCCAGAGAGACCCTTGGGACCTAATAACAGCCGCAATTTTCTAGATGAGGAAGGTGCTACATCCTTAATTATTAAGAAAAACGTTCTTGAGGtaacaacaaaacctttttttcctctttctcttccctaAACGCAGACTCAACTTTAGGATCTCCAATGCTTTCTTGTTCTTTCTACCTTGAGCCTCTATTTCCTGCTTCGATAAATATTACTGTCCACCAGCTGTTGGGAAGCATTCCAGTGGGGTCACAGAGCGAGTGTTTTGCGTCTCTGAGGAGGATTACTGGGCTACCCTGATGAAGAGGTAGCCGATGTCATCGGAAAAAACTCTGATTTACTGTCCCGTCATGCTGACAAGGACATTCTTGCTTTCAAGCAGCCACCTGATGAGGTCTATAGCTGCAGAGGTCAACCGATACATGCAGTCTTAGCAGCGTACAAAATGTCCCCTTTCTCACATGGCCTAGCAAGACCTCAATTTATACCGGTCGAAAACTTTAGCTTTGAAGTATGTGAGATGCGATGAAGAAAATGTTACCTCCTTGTACTCCTGGATCTGGCTCTGCTCAAACATGGAGAACACATTGGAGGATCCACCCTCAccctgctgctgcctcctcttGGCCTTCTTGGGTGCCTGGGAAATGAAAggtaaaatacacttttaacatacaaaacatcAATCAATCAGACTTCACTATAAAATGCAGTAATCTTGGCTAACTCTAAGCGAAAAGAATAAGACGGCTGTCAAGAATGAGAGGTCAAAAGCAAAAGGAGGCAAAGGAGTCCTAAATTGCTTGTTTCAGTAATTTCTCCATCCGTATTCTGGCTAAGATCAATGAAAGGATGCTCCAGAAAGTCTAATTAAATCACTGTTTGGCGGCTTTTGCCAAATTGCCAAACAAATCACATATTTTAATCtcaaagaggttttttttccccataaaaGGAATCTATCCATTTAAATCTATAACCCAATTAAGAGTCAAGTTGAATGTAATGGCTTTGGATGGCTACAATAATAAGCCATTGATcccaaaacattttgtaatttagTAATTCATCCCGGTTAAGATTATAGATGTTTAGCTCAAGCCAGGAGATAAAGTTAAGACTTGGTCCAAATCCACAGTTTGGGATGCTCAGTTCAAGAGAATGCTTCGTGGTCAGTTGGTGATCCAGATAGCAAACGTATCAGTGATACTGTCATCTTATCAAATAACCTAGATCCCTAGAGACTGTTCTTTCAAGGAACATGGCCACACTCACCATCTCTCAAGTATTTTTGGGGTTGTTGGTGGTCAAGAAGAGAAGCCTACGGCAAGCCGATGTAACTGACATGTAAGCATCCGACCCTAGGGGCCTTATATACTAGCCCACGGGGGGGCTAACTTTAGCCACACCATCAGGTTTGGCAGGAAAACAGAGCTGAGGGAAAGTAAGAGAACGTGGGCGGAGTGAAGAGGTGGTGGGACGGATCGGCTTACCGATGATCCAAAATAGGCCCCAGGAGTCTTGGAATGAGGTGAATTCAATGCCAACACGCAGTCCTAACTTTGGTGTCATCCGTGGACTAATATGGCCAAGCTGATAGGACATGCTGGGGACAACTGATCTGCCCCCGtacccctcttcttcttccagacacacagagagtctatttttgtttattttatatccaCCGTGAGAGAACAAAACCATCGTATAATGACAAGCTGCTTCTGCTCTACTTccttgatacacacacacacacacgtagaggATTAACATCAATTAACAGCCTCAAGCTGCTCAAGGCGCCAACATGTACTCGCAGTTGACATATCCTGAAGTCATCACCTCACTACATGAGAAGTTTGGTTTGATGCCTGCTACCAGATCAGTAGTGGCCAGCTGGATTTATAAACAGTAATGAAACCTGAAAACGGTTGGCTGATGGATATTGGTCCCTCTCCAGGAATGACACGCGACTACTAGTCGTCTTCGAACACTGACCTTGCATCAATGAGAAATGTAAACAGTACTTTAATACTGGCGGCCGGAAATACTTTCTAATTCTGTTTgctttaaataagtaaaaaaaacttccaaaGTCAGCCTGCTGGTTCATTATTCATGTTGCTTCGTGGCTTTGTGCTTTGTGTCTGGAAGGGGTGCAAAATGCTGTACACcttaagaaaacaaagaaaaagttcaGAACTAGAATTCTGTTTTATAGCACTTGCAAGAGAATATCTCAAATATTTAATCTCTCTCTGTAGAAGGAAGTTTATGTCTCCCTTTTTGTGACAATAAGTCACATGTGTGATGGGAAACAACAAATGACGATTGGACTAAATAAGAAGCTTTGGGTGCACTAATTTGGATCGCTCCTGGAGGTTCCCAGTATAGTTGCAGGAGGACAGTGGCCCACCCACTGAACTCCATATATGAGCTCCATAGGCTGCCATCAATCACACCACTGTACAGCTACGGTATGTATTGGGATCCAGCACCAGTGTGAACCGATACTCTGGGAccaatttgccttttttttaatattctggctgttgatttaatttatttaaaaatctgaGATAGTTATTTGCAAAGAAGGAAGCAAAAGTTCAATCCTAAGTGGAAAAGGTCGCGGGCAGCGGAGCAGTCACTTCAAGTATAGGCTTGAAggtgacagagggagaaagagaccAAGCTCTGTCAAAGACCATAAAGCAAGACAGCTGTAGAGACTGAAATAGCACTGCCTCCCTCCCACCATTCTCTTTCTCAGCCATTTTGGCTCCCTTTTAAAATTCGACTGACTTTGCCCTTCTTGGCTTGGCCCATACAAGTGCCAGTCCTGTTTTTACCCACAGTCGCTGCTCCTGCTTTGAATTGAAAGGGGTTTGGAATTAATTCAATGGCATACAGACACATGGCGGTGATTAAGTGATCAATAGCACACAGGGCTCAGTATCTGGtatgaaaaactatttattgTCAAGCAACAAATCTGGCATTAAACATCCcgttatactttttatttataatttgatCAGTTAGGCCCTGATTAAAaccattattttgtttaaatttctGACTATTTAATTTAGGCAAACTTCTTgtacagctgtttgtgtttggacaACATCGAACAATTTCTAAATATAAGCGAGGCTTTTGTAGAGAGTCATGGCTATACATCTTAAAGGTTTCAGAAAAAGTTTAATTTAGGTATCTGTACAGAAACTCTGGTATCAAGTCAGCACTACTGTGAAACAAGATTCACGGtctcattgttgttgtttcagcCAACCAGGGAAGTTGCAGCTTTCATCCATatctttccaaaatgtcattgtatccttttagacatttgtgtgataTTGTCGTAATTGGCATGTGAATTATTGAGTTATGctcaaaaaagtgttttgtgaggtaacagtgacctttgaccaccaaattctaatcactTCATCACTGAGGCCAAGTAGacttttgtgccaaatttgaggAAATTTCCTTAGGCACAACGCAAAAAACAGGTGTGGATTCATTCGGGTAACCGGACATGAATGTTGCAGGTCTTTGTTTGCAGACCAGAATTAAGGTGCCTGTATTTAACTTTCTAATTTCATGTAACTAGTTTCTCTTTCCTTATTTCTGCAATCAT from Anoplopoma fimbria isolate UVic2021 breed Golden Eagle Sablefish chromosome 5, Afim_UVic_2022, whole genome shotgun sequence carries:
- the mylpfb gene encoding myosin regulatory light chain 2, skeletal muscle codes for the protein MFEQSQIQEYKEAFTIIDQNRDGIISKDDLRDVLATMGQLNVKNEELEAMVKEASGPINFTVFLTMFGEKLKGADPEDVIVSAFKVLDPEATGSIKKEFLEELLTTQCDRFTAEEMTNLWAAFPPDVAGNVDYKNICYVITHGEEKEE